In Hemicordylus capensis ecotype Gifberg chromosome 3, rHemCap1.1.pri, whole genome shotgun sequence, one DNA window encodes the following:
- the LOC128349521 gene encoding olfactory receptor 51G2-like, translated as MVLPEPQQEVPLSSMPHNLTSACPGLTFLLMGFPGLESASRWLAFPICTTYLLSALGNGTVLLVILTERSLQSPMYLFLGMLAACDLGLSTALLPTMLRVFLLGSREVSMAACLSQLFFIHTFSIMESSVLLAMAFDRFLAICHPLRYASILTNAKVAHIGLAIAIRGVALHVAIPFLLKRLTYCHANALSHSYCLHPDVMKLACHKSRGDGIYGLFVVFSTMGLDPVLIVLSYVWILKTIMGITSLDERLRALNTCACHISVVLLFYSPMLALSLLSRLSVHAPPLLHVLLSYLHFLAPPVLNPVLYCVKMKEVRKRIFTKLLRIRRVGSKD; from the coding sequence ATGGTGCTGCCAGAGCCTCAGCAAGAGGTGCCCTTGTCATCAATGCCTCACAATCTTACCAGCGCCTGCCCTGGACTCACATTCCTCCTGATGGGCTTCCCTGGCCTGGAATCCGCCTCCCGTTGGCTGGCTTTCCCCATTTGCACCACGTACCTCTTGTCGGCTCTGGGGAACGGGACCGTCCTCTTGGTCATCCTCACTGAGAGGAGCCTCCAGTCCCCGATGTACCTCTTCCTCGGCATGCTGGCTGCTTGCGACTTGGGCTTGTCCACAGCACTCCTGCCCACAATGCTCCGTGTCTTTCTGTTGGGCTCCAGAGAGGTCAGCATGGCTGCCTGCCTCTCCCAGCTCTTCTTCATCCACACCTTCTCCATCATGGAGTCCTCggtgctcctggccatggcctttgACCGCTTCCTGGCCATCTGCCACCCCTTGAGATACGCCTCCATCTTGACCAACGCCAAGGTGGCCCACATTGGCTTGGCGATTGCCATCCGGGGGGTGGCCTTGCACGTGGCCATCCCCTTCCTCCTGAAGCGGCTGACCTACTGCCACGCAAATGCCCTCTCCCACTCCTACTGCCTGCATCCGGACGTGATGAAGCTGGCCTGCCACAAGTCCCGCGGGGATGGCATCTACGGACTCTTTGTGGTCTTCTCCACCATGGGGCTGGACCCGGTGCTCATTGTCCTGTCTTATGTCTGGATCCTGAAGACCATCATGGGCATCACCTCCCTGGACGAACGCCTCCGAGCTCTCAACACCTGCGCCTGCCACATCTCGGTGGTGCTGCTGTTCTACAGCCCCATGCTGGCCCTATCCCTGCTCAGCCGCCTGAGCGTCcatgcccctcccctcctgcatgTCCTGCTCTCTTACCTCCACTTCCTGGCTCCCCCCGTGCTGAATCCTGTGCTTTACTGTGTCAAAATGAAGGAAGTACGGAAGAGGATATTCACAAAGCTCCTCAGGATCCGAAGGGTTGGCTCAAAAGACTGA
- the LOC128349522 gene encoding olfactory receptor 52K2-like produces the protein MSASNWSLLHPSTFVLKGVPGLHDAHIWISIPFCSIYILTLLGNCLLLVVIKTEPSLHEPMYLFLCMLAAADLVVATTTIPKALSLFWFGNGDIPINACLAQIFLLHSFSTMESGFILAMAFDRYMAICRPLRHAAVLTPGVIARIGLAIVLRGAVLLWPHPFLLKWLPYCRGNVISHTYCEFMALVKLACVETTAERAYSLVVAFLTGGLDLILIILSYILIFQAVFQLPSKAARLKSLGTCGSHACVILVFYTPAFFSFLTHRFGHVAPHVHILVANMYLLLPPMMNPIIYGVRTKKIQQGVFKIFCIKVDK, from the coding sequence ATGTCGGCTTCCAACTGGAGCCTGCTGCACCCCTCCACCTTTGTTCTGAAAGGGGTCCCAGGCCTCCATGATGCCCACATCTGGATCTCCATCCCCTTCTGCTCGATCTACATCCTGACCCTTCTCGGGAACTGTCTCCTCCTGGTGGTCATCAAGACGGAGCCAAGCCTCCATGAGCCGATGTACTTGTTCCTCTGCATGCTGGCGGCTGCAGACCTTGTGGTGGCTACCACGACCATCCCCAAGGCCTTGAGCCTCTTCTGGTTTGGGAATGGAGACATCCCCATCAATGCCTGCCTTGCCCAGATCTTCTTGCTCCACTCCTTCTCCACCATGGAGTCAGGGTTCATTTTGGCCATGGCCTTCGACCGCTACATGGCCATCTGCAGGCCGCTCAGGCATGCAGCAGTCCTGACTCCTGGTGTCATTGCAAGGATAGGCCTGGCCATTGTTTTACGAGGGGCCGTACTGCTGTGGCCCCACCCCTTCTTGCTGAAATGGCTCCCATATTGCAGAGGTAACGTCATCTCTCACACCTACTGTGAGTTCATGGCCCTAGTGAAATTGGCCTGTGTGGAGACTACCGCTGAGAGAGCCTATAGTCTTGTGGTGGCCTTTTTAACAGGGGGGCTGGACCTGATACTGATCATCTTGTCTTACATCCTTATTTTCCAGGCTGTATTCCAGCTCCCTTCCAAAGCAGCACGGCTCAAATCCCTTGGCACCTGCGGCTCTCATGCTTGTGTCATCCTGGTGTTTTACACACCAGcatttttctctttcttgacACACCGATTTGGTCATGTGGCTCCCCACGTCCATATTCTAGTGGCAAATATGTATCTGCTTTTACCACCCATGATGAACCCCATTATCTATGGGGTGAGGACCAAGAAAATCCAGCAGGGCGTCTTCAAGATATTTTGCATCAAAGTCGATAAGTGA